Genomic window (Vicinamibacteria bacterium):
CCGCTGTCTTTGGGCCATGCGAGCCAACGCTCGAACACCGCGCGTACCCGCTTCTCCCCGCGTGGAGTGGCGAGGGCGGGTTTAACCACGGTGTCGATGAAGCGCTCGATCCCGAACTCAACCGTTTGGAGCTGAAGGGCTTCCTTGGATTTGAAGTGACCGAAGAGGCCGCTCTTGGAGAGCCCGAGCTCCTCGGCCAGCGCCCCGATGGTGAGGCCTTCGATTCCTAGGCGGCTCGCGACCCTAGCTGCATGTTCGAGAACCGCCTGACGGGTTAGCTCCCCCTTGCGGACTGCTTTGACCAGCACACCTCAAAATAGCACGATCGTTCGTCTCTGTCAAGAGACCAACTACGGGCCCAAGCGGCGTGCAACAGGTGGTATCCGCGGAAATAAGCGACTCTTCGGAGTCGGCGTCCTGAATGTGCCGTTCACGCTTCCCGCGGCGTCCGCCAAACTTCGGCGGGGGTCTCGACGCTCCACGTGCCTTACTTCCGGCCCTCCTGGCCGTAGCGCCCGTCATGTGGGCGA
Coding sequences:
- a CDS encoding TetR/AcrR family transcriptional regulator, whose product is MLVKAVRKGELTRQAVLEHAARVASRLGIEGLTIGALAEELGLSKSGLFGHFKSKEALQLQTVEFGIERFIDTVVKPALATPRGEKRVRAVFERWLAWPKDSGLSGCMFVALSAELDDQPGPIRERLVQSQKDWLDVIANCVRTGITEGDFRKDVDSDQFSHELYGIMLASHHAARLLQDKTAVERTRRAFERLLDDARA